A section of the Methanosarcina mazei S-6 genome encodes:
- a CDS encoding histidine kinase dimerization/phosphoacceptor domain -containing protein, with amino-acid sequence MFSNTPLRTKMIVYTVLGVFLILTASTAVIISTVTTQEEKLAYQQSVEMASNYANQFDADMKANLAIARTISTTMESYETADRDEALLILENLLRDNPHLLGTYVAFEPDAFDGKDAEYTNSPAHDGTGRFVPYWNKMNGTASVAPLLHYDSSDYYQLPKATEKDVLTEPYFYEGVFMVSYVSPIMKEGEFAGIGGVDVSLEYVDEVVSKVRTFDTGYAFMVSNSGVILSHPTHKDWIGKKDLYDFGGEELEKASRDIKNGIGGHLETADPTTGKTVILFYEPVETGDFAFVLVVPKEEMLAGVADLRERLLIISAVSILFMAALAYMIARSVTEPINRIVKDFKSIAQDAVKGELGVRADTDVEIDFQEIPKGLNEILNAVVIPIRETMRVTNALAKGELKERVNVDVQGEFRELEDTLDKFSETLNMIIDDSNAVLKAFQHNNFKRPIQVKGQGDFKLLTDGIEETRLVLDRVTTQRREAEKSLLEYARKLEHSNRLKEELESIINSSPVIVFLWKYEEGWPIEFVSENVTRLGYEVEDFTSRKILYGNIVYPGDLEKVERELARNIEFGCEDYSSEYRILTKSGEVRWVDERTFIQRDEKGEIRLQGIILDITEHKKAEEALLQMVEIRKKEIHHRIKNNLQVISTLLYLESGNFSDEKVIEAFRESQHRVKSMALVHEKLYQSEDMISVDFSDYIQNLANYLFGAYSVGDKNISLKLDVDNIFLGMDTSVPLGIIINELVSNALKHAFQKKESGEICVCLKKEEQGSSEKNCFSLVVRDNGRGFPEEIDFRETDSLGLQLVINLVDQIEGSIELNTHEGTEFRIRFKELRYRQRM; translated from the coding sequence ATGTTTAGCAACACCCCCTTAAGAACGAAAATGATTGTTTACACGGTGCTGGGAGTCTTTTTGATCCTTACAGCCTCCACAGCTGTGATCATTTCCACTGTCACAACCCAGGAAGAAAAACTGGCATACCAGCAGTCGGTTGAAATGGCTTCCAATTATGCAAACCAGTTCGATGCGGATATGAAAGCCAACCTGGCCATTGCAAGGACGATTTCAACAACAATGGAAAGCTATGAAACCGCAGACCGGGATGAAGCCCTCCTGATTCTGGAAAACCTGCTCCGGGACAACCCTCACCTTCTGGGGACCTATGTAGCTTTTGAGCCCGATGCCTTTGACGGGAAAGATGCCGAATATACAAACTCTCCTGCTCATGATGGAACCGGCAGGTTTGTCCCTTACTGGAATAAAATGAACGGGACTGCTTCAGTTGCCCCCCTGCTTCATTACGACAGCTCGGACTACTACCAGCTTCCGAAAGCTACGGAAAAAGACGTGCTTACGGAACCTTATTTTTATGAAGGGGTGTTTATGGTGAGTTATGTTTCTCCGATCATGAAAGAAGGGGAGTTCGCAGGGATTGGGGGGGTGGATGTTTCCCTGGAATACGTGGATGAGGTGGTAAGCAAGGTCAGGACTTTTGACACCGGATACGCTTTTATGGTAAGCAACAGCGGGGTCATTCTCTCTCATCCTACACATAAGGACTGGATAGGGAAAAAAGACCTTTATGATTTTGGAGGGGAAGAGCTCGAAAAAGCCTCCCGGGATATAAAAAATGGAATTGGCGGACACCTTGAGACCGCAGACCCCACAACAGGAAAAACCGTAATCCTTTTTTACGAGCCTGTAGAGACCGGGGACTTTGCTTTTGTTCTGGTTGTTCCTAAAGAAGAAATGCTTGCCGGAGTAGCTGACCTGAGAGAGAGGCTTCTTATCATATCTGCGGTTTCGATCCTTTTCATGGCTGCCCTTGCTTATATGATTGCAAGGTCCGTAACAGAGCCGATTAACAGGATCGTAAAAGACTTCAAGAGCATTGCTCAGGACGCCGTAAAAGGGGAACTCGGAGTCAGAGCTGATACGGATGTGGAAATCGACTTTCAGGAAATACCCAAAGGCCTGAATGAGATTCTCAATGCTGTGGTTATCCCCATCAGGGAAACCATGAGAGTCACCAATGCCCTTGCAAAAGGGGAATTAAAAGAAAGGGTTAATGTGGATGTCCAGGGAGAGTTCAGGGAGCTTGAGGACACTCTTGATAAGTTCTCCGAGACCCTCAATATGATTATAGATGACTCCAATGCTGTCCTGAAGGCTTTCCAGCATAATAATTTCAAGAGGCCTATCCAGGTCAAGGGACAGGGAGATTTCAAGCTCCTTACGGACGGAATTGAAGAGACGCGCCTGGTGCTTGACAGGGTTACAACACAGCGAAGGGAAGCGGAAAAATCTCTTCTCGAATATGCGAGGAAACTTGAACACTCAAACAGGTTAAAAGAAGAGCTTGAGAGCATAATTAACAGCAGCCCTGTTATTGTCTTTTTATGGAAGTATGAAGAGGGCTGGCCTATAGAATTTGTCTCGGAAAACGTTACAAGGCTCGGATATGAAGTGGAAGACTTTACTTCAAGAAAAATCCTTTACGGGAATATAGTATATCCCGGTGACCTTGAGAAAGTTGAGCGTGAGCTTGCAAGAAATATTGAATTCGGCTGTGAAGATTACAGTTCAGAATACAGAATACTTACCAAGTCAGGAGAAGTACGCTGGGTAGATGAAAGGACCTTTATTCAGAGAGATGAAAAAGGTGAGATCCGTCTGCAGGGGATTATCCTCGACATAACCGAGCACAAGAAAGCCGAAGAAGCCCTTTTGCAGATGGTAGAAATCCGCAAAAAGGAAATTCACCACAGGATTAAAAACAACCTCCAGGTAATCTCAACCCTTCTCTATCTCGAATCAGGTAATTTCAGCGACGAAAAGGTTATAGAGGCTTTCAGGGAAAGCCAGCACAGGGTCAAATCCATGGCTCTTGTCCACGAAAAGCTCTACCAGTCCGAAGACATGATAAGCGTGGACTTTTCAGACTATATCCAGAACCTTGCAAATTACCTTTTCGGGGCTTATTCCGTGGGTGATAAAAATATCAGCCTGAAACTTGACGTTGATAATATTTTCCTTGGCATGGACACTTCTGTCCCTCTGGGTATTATTATCAATGAACTTGTCTCAAATGCCCTGAAACATGCATTCCAGAAAAAGGAAAGCGGTGAGATTTGCGTCTGCCTGAAAAAGGAAGAACAAGGAAGCAGTGAAAAAAACTGTTTCTCACTTGTTGTAAGAGATAATGGCAGAGGCTTCCCTGAAGAAATTGATTTCCGGGAAACTGATTCTCTGGGCTTGCAGCTTGTAATTAACCTTGTGGACCAGATTGAAGGGAGCATTGAACTTAATACGCATGAGGGAACAGAATTCAGGATAAGGTTTAAGGAATTAAGATACAGGCAGAGAATGTGA
- a CDS encoding APC family permease encodes MSDENNESGGLQRTIDWKQGLAIALGVPVLILPSIGYFASYVWAFAILVWALSVFQGFMQNFAYGELATMFPRASGLPGFAQSVFRASDENKRYEKSKLLGGFSAWSYWFAWNPVLAIFSILIGSYLKGLIPAFAGVPDLAMYLVSGATVFLFLILVNYRGLSGGATLGYILAVLSLAPLIIISLAPFATGHFEMSNITGSWLPTDWSWDVQHILILLGLFAMAQWSACAWETAAIYGPEYKQPRSDVPKALFICGAICLVTFILVQAACTGTLGVEGILAEPFSPMLPMAQMTLGSIGGSLAILMLIAAMILIIQTAFLGASRAMYSMAGEGNLPKFFGKMNIYGTPVNAMIVIALFNMGFIFLGTPAAILAASAIGYVCANGISLFAYVKAKFDPRFSTLERPFKAPGGWQYVAAFFGFFNLPLCLIGIVYLNSLEVGWASTIVGFVVLALYIPLWFYSQKEGASETGKEKIAVSENSV; translated from the coding sequence ATGAGCGATGAAAATAACGAATCCGGGGGGCTTCAGCGGACAATTGACTGGAAACAGGGGCTTGCAATTGCTCTCGGTGTTCCTGTGCTGATCCTGCCTTCTATAGGTTACTTTGCAAGCTATGTCTGGGCTTTTGCGATCCTTGTCTGGGCACTTTCTGTTTTCCAGGGATTCATGCAGAACTTTGCCTACGGAGAACTTGCAACAATGTTTCCAAGGGCCTCCGGACTTCCTGGATTTGCCCAGAGCGTATTTAGAGCGAGTGATGAAAATAAACGATATGAAAAGAGCAAGTTACTTGGAGGTTTCAGTGCATGGAGTTACTGGTTTGCCTGGAACCCTGTGCTTGCTATCTTTTCAATCCTTATCGGAAGTTACCTCAAAGGGCTTATCCCTGCATTTGCAGGAGTGCCTGACCTTGCCATGTATCTTGTATCCGGTGCAACTGTGTTTCTGTTCCTTATCCTGGTAAACTACCGCGGGCTTTCAGGAGGCGCAACGCTTGGGTATATCCTTGCGGTTCTTTCGCTTGCCCCGCTTATAATTATCTCTCTTGCACCTTTCGCAACAGGACACTTCGAGATGAGCAATATAACAGGTTCCTGGCTTCCGACTGACTGGAGCTGGGATGTACAGCACATACTTATCCTTCTCGGGCTTTTTGCAATGGCACAGTGGAGCGCCTGCGCGTGGGAAACTGCGGCTATCTACGGGCCTGAATACAAGCAGCCCAGGTCCGATGTGCCCAAAGCCCTCTTCATCTGCGGAGCTATCTGCCTTGTGACCTTTATCCTTGTCCAGGCTGCCTGTACAGGGACTCTGGGTGTTGAAGGAATCCTTGCTGAGCCTTTCTCTCCCATGCTTCCCATGGCTCAGATGACTCTGGGTTCAATAGGAGGATCCCTTGCCATCCTCATGCTTATTGCGGCAATGATCCTTATTATCCAGACTGCTTTCCTGGGAGCTTCAAGGGCCATGTACTCCATGGCTGGAGAAGGAAATCTGCCCAAGTTTTTCGGAAAGATGAACATTTACGGAACCCCGGTCAATGCAATGATCGTTATTGCCCTCTTTAACATGGGTTTCATCTTCCTCGGGACACCTGCAGCCATCCTCGCAGCTTCTGCAATAGGATATGTCTGTGCTAACGGGATCAGCCTTTTTGCATACGTGAAAGCAAAATTCGACCCGCGCTTCTCGACGCTTGAGAGACCTTTCAAAGCTCCAGGGGGCTGGCAGTATGTTGCTGCTTTCTTCGGGTTCTTTAACCTGCCTCTCTGTCTGATAGGGATTGTTTATCTCAACAGCCTTGAAGTGGGCTGGGCTTCCACAATAGTCGGTTTCGTGGTACTCGCCCTTTACATCCCCCTGTGGTTCTACTCTCAGAAAGAGGGAGCTTCGGAGACAGGGAAAGAAAAAATTGCAGTGAGTGAAAACTCGGTATAA
- the mtbC gene encoding dimethylamine corrinoid protein MtbC, with amino-acid sequence MATKEELIQELSDSIISCKKDAVLAAVEKAKQVMEPAEIIENGLAAGMNQVGVLFERGKLFLPHVMMAADAMTAGVKVLEADMPAGAATKKLGVIVNGTVEGDVHDIGKSIVSTMLQSAGFEVHDIGRDVPIKNFVEKAKEVNANMIGISALMTTTLQGQREVIELLKEEGLRSRVKVMVGGAPATQAWADKIGADCYAENASEAVAKAKELLL; translated from the coding sequence ATGGCAACTAAAGAAGAACTTATTCAGGAGCTTTCGGATTCAATAATCTCCTGTAAAAAGGATGCAGTACTTGCTGCAGTTGAAAAAGCAAAGCAGGTTATGGAGCCTGCGGAAATAATCGAAAATGGGCTTGCTGCCGGCATGAACCAGGTAGGAGTTTTATTTGAGAGAGGGAAACTCTTCCTGCCCCATGTGATGATGGCAGCCGATGCAATGACTGCCGGAGTCAAAGTACTTGAAGCGGATATGCCTGCAGGGGCAGCGACAAAGAAACTCGGAGTCATTGTAAATGGGACAGTAGAAGGAGACGTTCATGACATAGGCAAATCAATCGTCTCAACAATGCTGCAGTCTGCAGGCTTTGAAGTCCACGATATAGGCAGGGACGTTCCCATAAAGAACTTTGTCGAGAAAGCAAAAGAAGTTAATGCAAACATGATAGGGATCTCTGCCCTTATGACCACAACCCTGCAGGGCCAGAGAGAGGTTATTGAACTTCTTAAAGAAGAAGGGCTGCGCAGCCGTGTTAAAGTGATGGTAGGCGGCGCTCCTGCGACCCAGGCATGGGCTGATAAAATAGGCGCAGACTGCTATGCAGAAAACGCAAGCGAAGCTGTAGCAAAGGCAAAAGAACTGCTTCTCTGA
- a CDS encoding DUF2769 domain-containing protein: MHPFLYRGSILVSEIPSKNIENIGTSEVEEFSGNRQDVIQGAREEYGRYFGICGSYHHLKACLCKYCSSYPGGAGMFCARGGMETGKGKKDECLCETCVVFKKFRLEGEYFCQLKEKEEDFEKKYVAPDICTDFRTSAGTIRVCVLGEKK; the protein is encoded by the coding sequence ATTCATCCTTTTTTATACAGGGGGAGTATTCTGGTCTCGGAGATACCATCCAAAAATATAGAAAACATAGGAACTTCAGAAGTAGAAGAATTCTCTGGGAACAGGCAAGATGTTATCCAGGGAGCCAGAGAAGAATATGGAAGGTATTTTGGCATCTGCGGTTCATACCACCACCTGAAAGCCTGCCTCTGCAAATACTGTTCTTCTTATCCGGGCGGTGCAGGGATGTTTTGTGCTCGAGGAGGCATGGAAACCGGAAAAGGAAAAAAAGACGAATGCCTCTGTGAAACATGTGTGGTCTTCAAAAAGTTCCGGCTTGAAGGTGAGTATTTCTGCCAGCTCAAAGAAAAAGAGGAAGATTTTGAGAAAAAATATGTTGCTCCGGATATCTGTACGGATTTTCGGACAAGTGCCGGGACAATCAGGGTCTGCGTGCTGGGAGAGAAAAAATAA
- a CDS encoding PAS domain-containing protein has translation MGFNQVAESDETIIDEVLERQRILETVINNSPVMAFLWAPEEDWPAKYVSENVSQLGYSAEDFLTGRIMYGNIVHSEDIDRVRKELTTCCEIGKDDFVTRYRVITGSGEILWVEEKTFIQRDEKGRVVNFQGIVRDITTEIKNEIALRDALESQKALMEKQKALLERQRALETVINNSSMVVFLWKAEKYWPTIYVSENVRQFGYAPEDFISGRVLYGKIVHPEDLLLVELELEENCEEGGKEFNRQYRILTASGEVRWVEEKTFIQRNQEGQVTNFQGIIEDITDRVKP, from the coding sequence ATGGGATTCAATCAGGTAGCTGAAAGCGATGAAACTATTATTGATGAGGTACTGGAAAGACAGCGAATTCTAGAAACTGTGATAAACAACAGCCCTGTAATGGCTTTTCTCTGGGCCCCGGAAGAAGACTGGCCCGCCAAATACGTATCGGAAAACGTAAGCCAGCTGGGGTACAGTGCAGAGGACTTCCTTACAGGCAGGATAATGTATGGAAATATTGTTCATTCCGAGGATATAGACAGGGTAAGAAAAGAACTCACCACATGCTGTGAAATCGGAAAAGACGATTTTGTCACCAGATATAGGGTTATTACAGGTAGTGGGGAGATCCTCTGGGTAGAAGAAAAAACCTTTATCCAGAGAGATGAAAAGGGAAGAGTGGTTAATTTTCAGGGCATTGTCAGGGATATCACCACAGAGATTAAAAACGAAATAGCACTGCGCGACGCCCTTGAGAGCCAGAAAGCCCTCATGGAAAAACAAAAAGCCCTGCTTGAGAGGCAGAGAGCGCTCGAAACAGTGATTAATAACAGTTCTATGGTAGTTTTCCTCTGGAAAGCAGAAAAATACTGGCCCACAATTTATGTATCCGAAAATGTCCGGCAATTCGGGTATGCTCCGGAAGATTTTATTTCCGGGAGAGTCCTTTATGGAAAAATCGTCCACCCTGAAGACCTTCTTCTCGTAGAGCTGGAACTCGAAGAGAACTGCGAAGAAGGGGGAAAAGAGTTCAACCGCCAGTACAGGATCCTTACAGCCTCAGGAGAGGTGCGCTGGGTGGAAGAAAAAACCTTTATACAGCGCAACCAGGAAGGGCAGGTAACCAATTTCCAGGGCATCATAGAAGACATAACCGACAGAGTCAAGCCCTGA
- a CDS encoding helix-turn-helix transcriptional regulator, translating to MEDSLLDLIFLSEKRKNVILLLLEGPKDINTLKKTLKASATSVQPQIKMLKEKHLVIQDRDVYRLSEIGIIIAEKMKPLLDTISVLEENADYWADRDMSKIPPFLLRRIEELGHCITVEPKIEHMFEMIPEYVENAKKSKKFEALVSYFHPLFPSFYLELVQKGTSVSLILPEPILKRWAEEDYREHTMKLLKMENAKLMVCKDCEKIPTIIAADNFMGVALFPKEGTFDRKYVISFEPGALAWGKELYDYYEKNSERVESIDSYISTA from the coding sequence ATGGAAGACTCTCTGCTTGACCTGATTTTTTTATCTGAAAAAAGAAAGAATGTTATTCTTCTTTTGCTTGAGGGACCGAAAGATATCAATACGCTCAAGAAAACCCTTAAAGCAAGCGCAACCTCAGTCCAGCCCCAGATAAAAATGTTGAAGGAAAAGCACCTTGTAATACAGGACAGGGATGTTTACAGGCTAAGCGAGATTGGAATAATTATAGCCGAGAAAATGAAACCCCTTCTGGATACTATTTCCGTGCTGGAAGAAAACGCAGATTACTGGGCTGACAGAGACATGAGTAAAATTCCTCCATTTCTTCTTCGCCGTATTGAGGAACTTGGTCACTGCATTACAGTCGAGCCCAAAATAGAACATATGTTTGAAATGATCCCTGAATATGTCGAAAACGCCAAAAAATCTAAAAAATTCGAAGCTCTGGTTTCTTATTTCCATCCTCTTTTTCCTTCTTTTTATCTCGAACTTGTACAGAAAGGAACATCTGTGTCCCTTATCCTTCCAGAACCAATCCTCAAAAGATGGGCTGAAGAGGATTACAGGGAGCATACCATGAAGTTACTTAAAATGGAAAATGCAAAGCTTATGGTCTGTAAGGATTGTGAAAAGATTCCCACCATTATAGCTGCAGACAATTTCATGGGAGTAGCTCTTTTTCCCAAAGAGGGGACATTTGACCGGAAGTATGTGATATCTTTTGAACCCGGTGCTCTTGCCTGGGGCAAGGAACTCTATGATTATTACGAGAAGAATTCCGAACGTGTTGAGAGTATTGACAGTTATATCAGTACAGCCTGA
- a CDS encoding IS256-like element ISMma16 family transposase, whose product MTLYPFPFTTKKQDAESMVDLFSLIKDYLVDQEDGIRHLITWFLNLVMEEEALLQVGAQRYERTDSRKASRNGYKPRTLLTKYGELELLKPQFREFPFETQVFEKYSRVEQAILSAVAESYLQGVSTRRVDKVMTALGVEGISASSVSRITKELDEKVSEFLSKPIEHEIPYLFIDATYLKVRDGLHYENKALFIVSGVRDDGFREILGARLADSEDSLFWQDLFEDLKERGLRGVKLIVSDGHKGIQKAVRESFIGSSWQMCHVHLIRQALKKVQKKKQKEVADKIKEALVDRQKYNDLIRELDKMEYKSAADTLENFQYDVMNYMQFPQSHWRKIRTTNMMERTNKEIKRRTKVVGAFPNQESVLRLVVSILIDINEDWITGNRYIVMEQ is encoded by the coding sequence TTGACTCTGTATCCTTTTCCTTTCACCACAAAAAAACAGGATGCAGAGTCAATGGTAGATTTATTCTCACTCATAAAAGATTATCTTGTCGATCAGGAAGATGGAATTCGCCATTTAATTACGTGGTTTTTAAATCTCGTAATGGAGGAGGAAGCCCTCCTCCAGGTTGGTGCACAACGTTATGAGAGGACTGATTCTCGTAAAGCCAGTAGAAATGGCTACAAACCCCGAACCCTCCTTACCAAGTATGGAGAACTTGAATTATTAAAACCTCAATTCCGTGAGTTTCCCTTTGAAACTCAGGTATTTGAGAAATATTCCCGAGTTGAACAGGCCATCTTATCCGCTGTAGCTGAATCTTACCTGCAAGGCGTTTCCACCCGAAGGGTGGATAAGGTCATGACTGCTTTGGGAGTTGAGGGAATCTCAGCCTCTTCAGTTTCCAGAATTACAAAAGAGCTGGATGAGAAAGTTTCAGAATTTTTGTCAAAGCCAATAGAACACGAAATTCCTTATTTGTTTATTGATGCTACTTATCTCAAAGTAAGAGATGGACTTCATTACGAAAATAAAGCTCTCTTTATAGTTTCTGGAGTCAGGGATGATGGTTTTCGCGAGATTCTTGGAGCAAGATTGGCAGACAGCGAAGACTCTCTGTTCTGGCAAGATCTATTCGAAGACCTGAAAGAAAGAGGGTTAAGAGGTGTCAAGTTAATTGTTTCTGATGGTCATAAAGGAATACAAAAAGCAGTTAGAGAATCCTTCATCGGATCAAGCTGGCAGATGTGCCACGTTCATCTGATAAGGCAAGCTCTAAAAAAGGTTCAAAAAAAGAAGCAAAAAGAAGTAGCAGATAAGATAAAAGAAGCATTGGTAGACCGTCAAAAATACAATGATTTGATAAGGGAACTGGATAAGATGGAATATAAAAGTGCAGCTGATACTCTTGAGAATTTTCAGTATGATGTAATGAATTACATGCAGTTTCCACAGAGTCATTGGAGAAAAATAAGGACGACAAATATGATGGAGAGAACTAACAAGGAGATAAAAAGAAGAACCAAAGTTGTAGGAGCATTCCCTAACCAGGAATCAGTATTGAGACTGGTAGTCTCAATACTCATTGATATAAATGAAGACTGGATTACTGGAAACAGGTATATAGTAATGGAGCAGTAA
- a CDS encoding helix-turn-helix transcriptional regulator, with the protein MSSSLCDTIWLSEKRKNLLLLLMEGPRDIEQIKTSLNVNSKAMMPQIKILNKQGLILQNGNTYELSDIGTLVVGNMLPLLNTLEVIEENKEYWASRDVSAIPHNLFMRLGELGECMVIEPDLNHLFDLPREFTENIMKSRSILSSLSYYHPLYPSLYSKLAKSKAEVELVLTESVFERLKNETPDELRSLLESENTTVMVCEESLNIPTIAVTDRFMYLCLFDRQGKYDHRKVMSFDESALCWGRELFKHYKKSARKVTDI; encoded by the coding sequence ATGAGCTCCTCTTTATGCGATACTATATGGCTTTCTGAAAAAAGAAAAAACCTCCTCCTTTTGCTTATGGAAGGACCAAGGGACATTGAGCAGATAAAGACGTCACTCAACGTAAATTCCAAAGCAATGATGCCCCAGATAAAGATCCTGAATAAGCAGGGGTTAATTCTCCAGAATGGAAACACCTACGAGCTTTCCGACATCGGGACACTGGTTGTAGGGAACATGCTCCCTCTCCTGAATACCCTTGAGGTTATCGAGGAAAATAAGGAATACTGGGCAAGCCGTGATGTGAGCGCCATACCCCACAACCTGTTCATGCGCCTTGGAGAGCTCGGGGAATGTATGGTAATTGAGCCTGACCTGAACCACCTTTTTGACCTTCCGAGGGAGTTTACGGAAAACATTATGAAATCCAGGAGCATCCTGAGTTCCCTTTCGTATTATCATCCCCTTTACCCTTCGCTTTATTCAAAACTTGCAAAGAGCAAAGCCGAAGTTGAACTCGTACTGACAGAATCCGTGTTCGAGAGGCTGAAAAATGAGACCCCCGACGAGCTCAGGTCTCTCCTCGAGTCCGAAAACACAACAGTAATGGTCTGTGAAGAAAGCCTCAATATTCCTACCATCGCCGTTACTGACCGTTTCATGTACCTTTGCCTTTTCGACAGGCAGGGGAAATATGACCACAGAAAGGTGATGAGCTTTGATGAAAGTGCCCTTTGCTGGGGCAGGGAGCTTTTCAAGCATTATAAAAAGTCAGCCAGAAAAGTCACAGATATTTAA